AGGGAAAAGCCACAACCGGTTGCTAAACTTGCCCCGTGCGTTGGGGCAAGGAGCTTCGCTATGCCGCTGGCTACGGGCTCTTTCGCGTGTGGCTTTTGGCCGCCCGCGCCCTGCCGCTTTCGCTCTTGCGCCTGCTTTTCTCGCGCCTCGGGTTGCTGGCCGCTCGCCTGGCCAAACGGGACTGTCAAAGAGCCCGGGAGCACCTGCAAAAAGCCTTTGGCCCCAACTTCGACTGTGAGACCATCCTGCGGGCCCATGCCCAGCACCTGGGGTGCCTGCTGGGCGAGGCGTTGTGGCTGGCCCACGCTTCCGCTGCGAAGATCTTGGCCCGCACCCGCTTTGAAGGCCTGGAACACCTCCAGGAGGCCATCGCCCACGGTAAAGGTGTGGTTCTGGTGACCGGCCACTGCGGCAACTGGGAGTGGATGAACCTGGCGTTGCAGGCCGCTGGCATCCCCATGACCGCCGCCGGCCGGCGCTTGCGTGATCCCCGCTTTGACCGCTTTATCACCCGTCTTCGCACCCGCTTTGGCGGAGAAGCGGTAGCCCGCGGTGAAGGAGCAGGCCAGGCGTTGCTGCGGGCCCTGCACCGGGGCCGAGTGGTGGGGCTTTTGATTGACCAAGACGTGGCGGTACCCGGGGTTTTCGTGCCGTTTTTTGGCGAGCCGGCCTGGACCCCCACGGGCGCGGCGTTCCTGGCGCTGCGGCGGGGCTGCCCCATCGTTTTGGGCTTTGCCCGCAGGGACCAGGACGGCACCATGGTCATCAAAGTGCAGCCGGCCATTTGGCCGACAGGCAGTCACACCAGAGAAGAAGACGTAGGCCAGCTCACCGCTCTGCTTACCGCGCGCATTGAGGAGCACATCCGCTCCTGCCCCGAGCAGTGGGTGTGGTTCCATCAGCGCTGGCGGCGCAAGCCTCAAGGTGAGGACAAGGTTTGGTGCTGTCCAGGGTAGAATCCTCACAAGGGAGGTCTTATGAAGCGCGGGCTTTTGGGTTGTCTTGTTTTGCTGGTGGTTGCGGTCCTGTTAGCGGGCCTCACGCTTTGGCAGTCCTACAACCGTTTGGTCAAGCTTGACGAGGCGGTGAAGAGCGCTTGGGCGCAGGTGGAAAACGTGTACCAGAGGCGGGCCGATTTGATCCCCAACCTGGTGGAAACCGTCAAAGGCGCCCGGGATTTCGAACGGGAAACCCTCACCGCCGTGGTGGAAGCCCGGGCCAAGGTGGGTCAGGTAACGTTTTCCGGGGTGCCCAACGCCCAGCAGTTCGCCCAGTTCCAAAAGGCCCAGGACGAGCTTTCCTCGGCTCTTTCCCGGCTTTTAGTGGTGGTGGAGCGCTACCCCGAGCTGCGGGCCACGGAAGCCTTCCGGGATCTACAAGCCCAGCTGGAAGGCACGGAAAACCGCATTGCCGTGGAGCGCAAGCGCTTTAACGAGGCGGCGCAGGCCTATAACACCTACCGCCGTCGCTTCCCGCAGGTCCTCATTGCCAACCTGCTGGGCTTTGCGGAGCGTCCTTACTTCCAGGCCACACCCGGCGCCGAGCGTCCCCCGCAGGTGAGGTTCTAATGGTGGCTGCAAACGCCGGAGCCGTGGATCTCCTCATCGTCAACGGTACGGTCCTCACCATGGAGCCCGGGGCCAAGCCCATCGTGGATGGCGCCGTGGCGGTGCGTGGCCAGGACATCGTGGCGGTGGGCCCCAGGGAAAGCGTGCCGGTGCCAGCCGCAAAGGTTCTCGATGCCGGCG
The genomic region above belongs to Thermoanaerobaculum aquaticum and contains:
- a CDS encoding lysophospholipid acyltransferase family protein — its product is MRWGKELRYAAGYGLFRVWLLAARALPLSLLRLLFSRLGLLAARLAKRDCQRAREHLQKAFGPNFDCETILRAHAQHLGCLLGEALWLAHASAAKILARTRFEGLEHLQEAIAHGKGVVLVTGHCGNWEWMNLALQAAGIPMTAAGRRLRDPRFDRFITRLRTRFGGEAVARGEGAGQALLRALHRGRVVGLLIDQDVAVPGVFVPFFGEPAWTPTGAAFLALRRGCPIVLGFARRDQDGTMVIKVQPAIWPTGSHTREEDVGQLTALLTARIEEHIRSCPEQWVWFHQRWRRKPQGEDKVWCCPG
- a CDS encoding LemA family protein, which produces MKRGLLGCLVLLVVAVLLAGLTLWQSYNRLVKLDEAVKSAWAQVENVYQRRADLIPNLVETVKGARDFERETLTAVVEARAKVGQVTFSGVPNAQQFAQFQKAQDELSSALSRLLVVVERYPELRATEAFRDLQAQLEGTENRIAVERKRFNEAAQAYNTYRRRFPQVLIANLLGFAERPYFQATPGAERPPQVRF